The nucleotide sequence GTGGCTACCTACaggacatgaagaaaaaaagtctaaGACCTTTTTATAGTCTTTGGTGGGACTCAATCAAAGCTTTTCATGGAGAcatctctgcttttatttagcTGAGGTCCAACCAGGACAGTGGCTAAAGGCATAAATGGGTAGCTGAGGTACCTGGGATGACCTGAAGTGCGCCGTTCTCTTTCAGTGAGTCATCTAAAGCGAGCCACACAGAGAGAACAGGGCCACCAGCAATGCCCCAATACCTGTgaacaaaacaattacagttAGATGAAACAAAACGAAGCAAAATAAAACCTTTCAGCATTTTTTCAGCATGTAAATCCACCTCATATCCTGATGCCAGGCCACATATGGAAGTCCAACATTCCCATCAGGTTTGGTTTCTCCCTCTTCATTCTCCTGGACATCAGGTTTGAGTGCTGGGTATTTACAAATGAAGCGGGAGTCCAGCAGGATGACGTCTGGGCCCAGGATGGCTTTGACCACTTGTAAGATTTGAGGGTGTTTGGTCAGGGCCCTCACCCACGGATACTGAACGTGAACATTATGGAGGCTGTACTGGGTGTAGTCTTCACCTggaaacatacaaacacataataTACCCATTCACTGacaaacagttttatttaatttggttttATGTGGAACAAGAAACGAGACGGACACTCTTCAAGCAAGAAACCACATTCCTGATTATtcttattagttattattttcacttcactttcacTTCCACATTCGTTCTCTTTTTCCTGACTAACGTGTCCTTTTTCGTCCCTTCCCTCCTTATCCTCCTTCATCTTCCAGTGGTACTTACCAAATTCCTTCTCCAGCTCAGAAAAGGCATACTTGGCTTCCCTCAGCTCAGTCTCATTCAAGACAGGCAGCGCTGAGAGGAAGCCCTGCTGGTTGTAGATCTCCTGCAGTTCAGTCATGGATGCAGTCATCTCTCTTAGACTGTTTCAATACCGACGCCTTAGGTCTTCTGCTTCCAAACTTTATAAGGTAGAGACtgtttgtggtggtggtggagagagagaaagttaaATATATTCTGTCTGAGATTGCTTTTTGACACATGTCAAATTTTAGTTGTTTATGCAGACATAAAAAGAAAGCCTGCCTTGCCCTCCTGGCCTGATGGGAAAAACATCTAACCACATTTAATGCACTGAGCACCACCTTGTTCTTCCTGCCCTATAAGACCAATATAACCCTGGCAACCTCAATACACCTCCTGTCCATGTTGAGAGTCTCTTTGTTAAGATATAAGATCTGTTGACTAAAACAGGTCAGGTAAAGAGCATTACACTCATCATAGTGAATAAGACAGACTGAAAACTGTCCTTTAGCCTCCATGATCCTGTGAGTGAAATATCAACACTCCTGCAGTGATGCAAAATTGACTTAGAGCCTTTTTCTAACGTAAACCACAGcaaaaaaacagtaacattCTTGCTTTTATTATTCACTCAAGCAAAAGAAATATAcgtaacagtaaaatatgtgaaaatactTCCTTTTAGAGTTTTAAATTATTGAAAATTATTGCATTAAGACATAAACAGTATTTCAGAGTTTTAATTGGTCCAGGTGGTGTTacatttaattactttataaatAGTACATACTGTTGGTAGTTTAAactaattaaacacatttttgtatttttttcatgtaaaatcgTCATCTACAAAGTAACTACACCTGTCAGTATTAACTATAACTGTTGCAGGAAGTATTGTATTGTCTCCATACCTGTCTGCTGTTCAgtcttctcctcctcactctgTGAGTCTGAGCTCTGGATACTGCCAAGCTCTTCTGTGGCAGAGGTTATATACTGCACAGAGCACCTTCTTGAAACTCCACTTCCTTTGTCCGCATCTTACAATATATCTATGTACTAATGAAGTCACgtgattttacatgtcaaagaaaactaaattaaagggaaaaaccTGTGACGCACACTTCCTTTGCGTG is from Siniperca chuatsi isolate FFG_IHB_CAS linkage group LG8, ASM2008510v1, whole genome shotgun sequence and encodes:
- the zgc:174917 gene encoding phytanoyl-CoA dioxygenase domain-containing protein 1 codes for the protein MTASMTELQEIYNQQGFLSALPVLNETELREAKYAFSELEKEFGEDYTQYSLHNVHVQYPWVRALTKHPQILQVVKAILGPDVILLDSRFICKYPALKPDVQENEEGETKPDGNVGLPYVAWHQDMRYWGIAGGPVLSVWLALDDSLKENGALQVIPGSHCGGMLPHRLASRPGNMLSVNQEIPEELVQADEAVFCPLSAGQMSIHDGLLVHASDANTSQRRRCGFVIRYVPTCAYPIQDPDRPRKFDATVLACGMDQFNNFSNKTTRILP